In one window of Plasmodium cynomolgi strain B DNA, chromosome 13, whole genome shotgun sequence DNA:
- a CDS encoding hypothetical protein (putative) has product MIMIRTLIERVVFVAMLIGSSYFFLDFMSIYDVSIRYSSLLALLLIYVVSYLLAILPEITNSIKYTLFYKTRKQKIYSYSLKKEDSLRRKSNDKDLKIDHLVDTSFLYMNQDHFEKVNFGRGYSRGGRRLSGGGIDTFYSGEGQSSEEGSSSGGCAPMGGSTPMEDRQANPPKQRQGQRRRGRKRGKYSKNEINDYVCFMLNNMLHKRRGINKWKTSYFPEMESNTNKYTLHSFYDRNKHVQKDTDFSRWHNLFLKFIINIKVVFVKFCKNTSFIISDLLITLMLNLAWLNVYKHLRRNNVATDTGMFNWNTEYIPAFFTRIEAYIQYFILYDVCIKFFLFFCAKHILSFWFLLNLLNSPFFYLLVSYLTNCPLRKHGWLYLTCPFRFLNFLRIENLFGQSNNHNKINIPVITLSVQILVVIYTYACIHLLIEQPCRGDYQIYDYVFSGMQTVTTAAMGRGTCFPYTLQSKITHTFYIFMTFTYIHYKIRYLKNHMVEEKKIYGKIPNIGARYFVIIGHMKPIALYVIINELQSTYNNLDEIIFLTSLPVKFYLNIIRLLNKKGSCQISLCLYDLNKPFPLKIKKIISFSSGIFICNNVMNTHHNINNDMETLKRYNEINSLGPFNKYISIFLNNMCNNNILLKRSNRNIICLNELKMKLFAKTLDDCPGMFLLTILFFINTPQKLKSKHTYILSKYFDNLEEEVNPETPPFGSSTEGGASDREENHLAGTSTRPSTCKGGDRYRRGETHKQYTLHKQHTLHKQHTLHKQHTLHKQQTLHKQQTLHKPYTRSRFPSRWLHLFSGKKSQRSPEGDHPNGKQSRESNFYKIDVRTGDTTEQSSQRTKRSSRPSTSILKRVKSITQGGTKNKVPFRSFLSHEFDENMCYNSYNNYLHYMKGIKYNIYKIKLPESFLNFHFITIVQYMFMNYNAFLIGIINEYNEVILNPVHFVYTCLDVQFILLTDKYNILQKIQNLKKVELDWLTCIDYVKIKKSDSSKGGKYKSEPEPSAGHHYCSEMNKLKGQPGVYFNPVLSILRVDNYLQALQFFRIRREGQASQAVNQPMDQPGKAVNRPLHKPGREAHHAHDDFIILIYWPQSINTFLKVLHKRRRHNIVILSDQIPSYIHNNKLAKYSICYIQKSPLSLYNLILAGILRCKKCVIFKNYLKLNSHYNIISYNEKAKNINYFEYMCEHNDSDLLIIFNNIQNIFRRRDINDALVDYYIREESKKSKGYDNYLLQKKMTKKRSIQSGHAEQGNSHAVNVQLVQKKMDQAYKNLVNDKNKKTRKKNIYLLIELNNTLSVQYLNNDVYTNIDILKKNKNKVMNMNKAHSLLFIENYKKQIQFFKYGNLLVENIYKKIEHIFVDNYYFYLYFLQFTSASVFIDELIYHFIGYTFPIKNNSLSIGTIEAFINGTYADSSKRIKSDLLLRRINPKYHSRNFFFLFQKYLKKGSIVIGIYRCNEENNMSIVIPCPQRNFIMHKSDKVYVIESEYRAKEGNP; this is encoded by the exons ATGATAATGATACGCACGCTGATCGAGAGGGTCGTGTTTGTGGCCATGCTGATCGGGTCTTCCTACTTCTTCCTGGATTTCATGTCAATATATGATGTCTCCATTCGGTATTCAAGTCTGCTGGCTCTGCTCCTGATATACGTCGTGTCGTACTTGCTAGCCATTCTGCCGGAGATAACCAACTCGATAAAGTATACCCTATTTTACAAAACGAGGAAGCAGAAAATTTACTCGTACTCtttgaagaaggaagattcactgagaaggaaaagcaacGATAAGGATTTAAAGATCGACCATTTGGTGGACACCAGTTTTTTGTATATGAACCAGGACCATTTCGAAAAGGTGAACTTTGGCCGTGGGTACtcgcggggggggaggcgaTTGTCTGGCGGGGGAATCGACACGTTTTACAGCGGGGAGGGCCAGTCCAGCGAAGAGGGCTCCTCCTCAGGGGGATGTGCCCCCATGGGGGGAAGTACCCCCATGGAGGATCGCCAAGCGAACCCCCCGAAGCAACGGCAGGGGCAAAGACGacgagggagaaaaagaggcAAGTACagcaaaaacgaaataaacgaTTACGT gTGCTTCATGCTGAACAATATGTTGCACAAAAGGAGAGGTATCAACAAATGGAAGACTAGTTACTTCCCAGAAATGGAGTCAAACACGAACAAGTACACACTACACAGCTTCTACGATCGAAATAAACATGTACAAAAGGACACAGATTTCTCCAGGTGGCATAATTTATTCCTCAAATTTATAATCAATATAAAAGTAGTTTTCGTAAAGTTCTGCAAAAATACTTCATTCATTATCTCCGATTTGTTGATAACTCTCATGTTGAATCTCGCTTGGCTTAACGTGTACAAGCATCTACGAAGGAATAATGTGGCTACCGACACGGGTATGTTTAACTGGAATACGGAATACATCCCTGCCTTCTTCACAAGGATCGAAGCGTATATACAGTACTTTATCCTGTACGACgtatgtataaaatttttcctttttttctgtgcgaAACATATTTTAAGTTTCTggtttttgttaaatttacTGAATAGCCCTTTTTTCTACCTACTAGTTTCGTACTTAACGAATTGTCCCTTGAGGAAGCATGGGTGGCTATACCTGACGTGTCCATTTCGctttctgaattttttacGAATAGAAAATTTGTTTGGCCAGAGTAACAACCATAACAAGATAAACATCCCAGTGATTACACTATCTGTTCAAATTTTAGTTGTGATATATACCTATGCATGTATCCACCTGTTAATTGAGCAACCGTGTAGAGGGGACTATCAAATATATGATTACGTTTTTTCTGGGATGCAAACCGTGACCACAGCAGCTATGGGAAGAGGGACATGCTTCCCCTACACGTTGCAGTCCAAAATTACACATAccttttacatatttatgacattcacatatatacactaCAAAATAAGGTATCTGAAGAACCATATGgtagaggagaaaaaaatatatggaaaaatacCAAACATTGGTGCCAGATATTTTGTCATCATAGGTCACATGAAGCCGATAGCTCTCTATGTGATCATTAATGAGTTACAATCCACGTACAACAATTTagatgaaattatttttctaacaAGTCTTCCAGTtaaattttacttaaatATCATTCGTCtgctgaacaaaaaagggtccTGTCAAATCAGTCTTTGTCTCTACGATTTGAATAAACCATTTCCactcaaaataaaaaaaataatttctttcagTAGTGGAATTTTCATATGCAACAACGTCATGAATACACACCATAACATAAATAACGACATGGAGACTCTAAAAAGGTATAACGAAATTAATTCCCTCGGaccttttaataaatatatttctatCTTCCTGAACAATATGTGtaataataacattttgCTCAAACGGAGCAATCGGAATATTATTTGCCTGAACGAACTGAAAATGAAGCTTTTTGCGAAAACGTTGGATGACTGTCCTGGTATGTTTCTCCTCActattctcttttttataaatacacCACAGAAGTTGAAATCTAAGCACACGTATATTTTGAGCAAATATTTTGATAACTTGGAGGAGGAAGTCAATCCGGAGACTCCTCCTTTTGGTTCCTCCACTGAGGGGGGCGCCAGCGATCGGGAGGAGAACCACCTTGCGGGGACGTCCACCCGCCCAAGTAcatgcaaagggggggatcGCTACAGGCGAGGCGAAACACACAAACAGTATACTCTGCACAAACAGCATACTCTGCACAAACAGCATACTCTGCACAAACAGCATACTCTGCACAAACAGCAAACTCTGCACAAACAGCAAACTCTGCACAAACCCTACACACGGAGCCGCTTCCCCTCGAGATGGCTACACCTGTTCAGTGGAAAAAAGAGCCAGCGATCCCCCGAGGGAGACCACCCCAACGGTAAGCAATCCCGCGAGAGCAATTTCTACAAAATTGACGTCCGCACAGGGGATACAACAGAGCAGAGTTCACAACGCACGAAGAGAAGTAGCAGACCATCCACATCGATCCTGAAAAGAGTGAAAAGCATTACCCAAGGAGGgacaaaaaacaaagtaCCATTCAGAAGTTTCCTATCTCACGAATTCGATGAAAACATGTGTTACAATTCGTACAATAATTACTTGCACTATAtgaaaggaataaaatacAACATATACAAAATTAAGTTACCGGAGAGCTTTCTcaatttccattttatcaCCATCGTACAGTACATGTTCATGAATTACAACGCCTTCCTCATAGGCATCATAAATGAGTACAACGAGGTGATCCTAAAccctgttcattttgtttacaCCTGTCTAGATGTGCAATTTATTCTCCTCACAGATAAGTATAACATTCTACAGAAAATACAAAACCTGAAGAAGGTGGAACTGGACTGGTTGACTTGTATAGACTATGTGAAGATTAAAAAGAGTGACTCctcaaagggggggaaatacaaGAGTGAGCCGGAACCCAGTGCTGGTCACCACTACTGCAGTGAGATGAACAAGCTGAAAGGTCAACCCGGGGTTTACTTCAATCCCGTGTTGAGTATCCTTCGTGTCGACAATTATTTGCAGGCCTTGCAGTTCTTCCGCATCAGGCGAGAGGGGCAAGCTAGCCAGGCGGTTAACCAGCCGATGGACCAACCGGGCAAAGCGGTTAACCGGCCGCTGCACAAACCGGGCAGAGAAGCCCACCACGCGCACGACGACTTCATCATCCTGATCTACTGGCCTCAGTCTATCAACACCTTCCTGAAGGTGCTGCACAAGCGGAGGAGACACAACATCGTCATCCTGAGCGACCAAATTCCGTCGTACATCCACAACAATAAGTTAGCCAAGTACAGCATCTGCTACATACAGAAGTCGCCGCTGTCCCTGTACAATTTAATCCTCGCAGGAATCCTGCGTTGCAAAAAATgcgtcatttttaaaaattatttaaagtTGAACTCCCATTATAACATCATATCGTATAATGAAAAGgccaaaaatattaactacTTTGAGTACATGTGTGAACATAACGACAGTGATCTACTCATCATCTTTAACaacatacaaaatatttttcggaGGAGGGACATTAACGATGCCTTGGTGGATTATTACATACGCGAAGAAAGTAAGAAATCAAAAGGGTATGATAATTATttactccaaaaaaaaatgacaaaaaaaaggagcattcAAAGTGGGCATGCTGAACAGGGAAACAGCCATGCTGTGAATGTCCAActagtgcaaaaaaaaatggaccaagcatataaaaatctggtgaatgataaaaataaaaaaacgaggaaaaaaaatatttacctcCTCATAGAGCTAAATAACACACTTTCCGTCCAGTACTTAAACAACGATGTGTATACAAATAtcgacattttaaaaaaaaacaaaaacaaagtgATGAATATGAACAAGGCGCATAGTTTGCTCTTCAtcgaaaattacaaaaaacaaatacaattttttaagtatggGAATTTGCttgtggaaaatatttacaaaaaaattgagcacatttttgtggacaattattatttctatttgtattttttacaattcacTTCCGCCAGTGTCTTCATCGATGAACTTATTTATCACTTCATTGGGTATACCTTCCCTATCAAGAACAACTCGCTCAGTATCGGCACCATTGAAGCCTTCATAAACGGCACGTACGCGGACAGCTCAAAGAGGATAAAATCTGACTTGCTCCTCAGGCGCATAAACCCAAAGTACCACTCCAggaatttcttctttctctttcAG AAGTACCTCAAGAAGGGCTCCATCGTCATCGGCATTTACCGCTGCAACGAGGAGAACAACATGAGCATCGTCATCCCCTGCCCCCAGCGCAACTTCATCATGCACAAATCGGACAAG GTCTACGTCATCGAAAGCGAGTACAGAGCCAAGGAAGGAAATCCCTAA
- a CDS encoding hypothetical protein (putative), which produces MDINSKKKSIYCYNDRSQNNCSGRSSQESISSLGDYLSNNQNSNAGKINFMKNYFWFFQRNNNSKKNSHDSIFYEIKSSDGNKASNHQLDADSEHVMDNPDGNSNNCADSKGNSLGKINEEDNGVSSMKSFYSIYDYTDESDYNTLRENERDDLFYQQKTFEPVANDRCPERECARNYMHIYDTDSSRSDKSSDKSSDKNSDKNSDRGNDDGMYGSNDGNSDANSDDNSDGSNESSADDTSGGKPQGGRHKTLPTQTGRGQTKQGPQKRDKKKRAKRTPQKKMEDQVNSYKIKKGKTKIQYVGISAILKKYIYITKNEKILFFKKKLNKKKILMRSKIKKRFNRCRTFYYLQRKQKNAVGRKKKKMNKCHFFRYLYYCMLKKKLQTFYRSRKLKRLMKYVSSQGWRRSYMSQFGRGSSNDALRGATLEEKRAKERADVGADVGADVDADEGADEGAGVDADVDADEGAGVEADVNAHAGENTSNPFTETPSHSDTNKAEGFVSVRSCPKSPRRDGQGSSMYRLSSGSSTPNSEGQQLKYKKKDTAYADVESYSDVCMDNSLENKTGYHKMERGAKEGEEAKEGNEAKEGNEENHHHVAIKQSHTCDHLQNGIKNMPTYDCYKNEEEEISICANCKDVYIDYVKNQREENKKNNYMLSEDIISLKDIFLSIKEEHIPGVHPEEEMNDVIDLVKCKNRHSDVGRSSYGSDYQQESFKMDFSIDREVHSSGEMIPCGGNQNFSSEIVGGTSNESIEKASVRYSQGECAGKTDSESSLDGIIKNCCGFNEEGSSMKRIESKEMGSEFSGEEDIVKVKGSSESCSSPSEEEAIEKMEEERHESCSGSSEEEAVAKMEEERHESCSGPSEGEAISSRNTRSESCSDLYKGEDASGSNRSRNISLSSSSKESYDVSIGYIESSFMEEIRGGRRDHAEGSKGGSQEGSHEGSHEGIHEGSHEGSNEGSNEGSNEGSNEGIHENDSSGSNYSLSICQIRSRTNSQSDTGEDGPSDASVSAEKCDQREEKKKESHSDDAINKECFIGTINLGREENVHLERHLHVGKELQNGGSDSLEEQEVEMEEEEGEEDVEKVEEEVEVEEEEEDEIEKVEEEEVAKVEEEEEEEEEEEEEEEVEEEEEEEEEEEEEVEEEEEEEDNDEDDAEKMEEKVEEEEVDAEPRDTRKVVNSEEEIQNNMEMEIRKSIEEIFKTVIDNDILTVGSETKKFDAFWDAGGEIGDEEDILKEEMADEVDGKSDNQHGDTENEEHGESSEEKVVEKEEPSEEKVVEKEEPSEERLLEKEEPSETANDEEDEEDEEDEEEKDEPGQAEIGELEEVVQREPAYAENQALDDNANEVVGDVVDEVEADETVAEDLVAEDLVVDDSAEEELPEEHGDKVLLRKNAFSFNTYKNRELRHGFKMESLSNFFHSFEGVNSEYADTGTEEEETKKGNQQQRGKQKGAKKGAKKGTKKGAKKGAKKGAKKGTKKGAKKGAIKKTSKREQTPTSTQSMQNESDAEADFKLNVQTSVEAHQLYSHLQNRIMKDFKRGCLKKMKKMFNKKYKKMEKDISDNIKTIVHNFSNRDEALEGVIQSVADPDADSDADSDADPDADSEPDLGPNPNPDTNVKRSRRKARKKPRKKPPKKGRKNPLTNVHTDGHWAQRGTDLGAKEETALSVESSVCGSPSCSIVTDKKGVDIGEANRGRHIRHAVLNENDRMDSSTGEVFRGGEAQVGTPKQDICGSQDGLRLTHSKEKQECQQRQQDLQTKQGLQTTQDLQPVEETTEQTEQANQQTVHAPQGSKNNRLSLKCRDESFEREDHPGYAQRESNQLQLDVSTTNGSMDRAKNYFLQKLKCEKICLVTNKLGSKSKLFNQINSMTKKCIADVLIQKMNSLRRGKTVWDATTMERKTPIGSNPLSEIKLDGKHTMLLLHKDSNKKATHQSDKVEENNPNNYSLERYEARLKGEDNTQLRMDKKFKELHFFSNYNERKLDSCQQKLKRVAFLNYVKHKLSKSKRSEKRLSTKQVLKCYRPCRGGMVPHVYFPGGHPNKSSIITHGRINNVQGVNHAYCLKQGDAYQKKGPYKEQADGNFVHLYFPHYANSNRSRIPKSLWITPNAILKGNHNNVPCMVQKCPDGKLVPYIVNQQNGQQVLAQWDYYPFEGGSSPDITSNKINNHHICLRKKDGTRLNGYYVHSGDSLGGAPSNEWDYHFEFLQNKFQCKGVSGEFPNGKVKMLVNKNNHMINKYRREDTSGHAFSRDQRRAHLGEASLRE; this is translated from the exons ATGGACATTAacagcaagaaaaaaagtatttactGCTACAATGATCGGAGCCAAAACAACTGCAGTGGGAGAAGTTCCCAAGAAAGCATTTCAAGTTTGGGGGACTATTTAAGTAATAATCAAAATAGTAATgcagggaaaataaatttcatgaAAAACTACTTTTGGTTTTTTCAAAGGAATAATAATTCTAAAAAGAATTCTCatgattccattttttacgaaattaAAAGTTCTGATGGAAATAAAGCTAGTAATCATCAGTTAGATGCAGACAGCGAACATGTAATGGATAACCCGGATGGGAATAGTAACAATTGTGCAGATTCCAAAGGGAACTCACttgggaaaataaatgaagaagacAATGGAGTATCCTCCATGAAGTCCTTTTATTCGATTTACGATTACACGGACGAGAGTGACTACAACACGTTGAGGGAGAATGAGCGAGATGACTTGTTCTATCAGCAGAAGACCTTTGAACCAGTCGCCAATGACAGGTGCCCCGAGAGGGAGTGCGCGCGGAactacatgcatatatacgaCACGGACAGTTCGCGCAGCGATAAAAGCAGCGATAAAAGCAGCGATAAAAACAGCGACAAAAACAGCGATCGCGGCAACGATGACGGCATGTACGGAAGCAACGATGGGAACAGCGATGCGAACAGCGATGACAACAGCGATGGAAGCAACGAGAGCAGCGCGGATGACACGAGCGGGGGGAAACCTCAGGGCGGACGACACAAAACACTCCCTACACAAACAGGACGAGGCCAGACCAAACAGGGGCCCCAAAAGCgagataagaaaaaaagagcaaaacgGACAccccagaaaaaaatggaagaccAAGTAAACAgctacaaaataaaaaaaggaaaaacaaaaatacagTACGTCGGAATATCAGCCAtcctgaaaaaatatatatacattacaaagaacgaaaaaatattattttttaaaaaaaaattaaataaaaagaaaatcctTATGAGGAgcaaaattaagaaaaggTTCAACCGCTGTAGGACATTTTACTATTTAcagaggaagcaaaaaaatgcagttgggaggaaaaaaaaaaaaatgaacaagtgccattttttcagATACTTATACTACTGTAtgctgaagaagaagctgcaGACCTTTTACAGGTCgagaaaattgaaaaggcTAATGAAGTATGTGTCAAGTCAGGGTTGGAGGCGATCTTACATGAGTCAGTTTGGGAGGGGCAGTTCCAACGACGCGCTAAGGGGTGCAACCCTGGAGGAGAAGCGCGCAAAAGAGCGTGCAGATGTAGGCGCGGATGTAGGCGCAGATGTAGACGCAGATGAAGGCGCAGATGAAGGCGCAGGTGTAGACGCAGATGTAGACGCAGATGAAGGCGCAGGTGTAGAGGCAGACGTGAACGCACACGCAGGGGAAAACACTTCTAACCCCTTTACGGAGACCCCTTCCCATAGCGACACCAACAAGGCGGAAGGATTTGTTTCTGTTCGCAGCTGCCCCAAGAGCCCCCGCCGGGATGGGCAAGGTTCGTCTATGTACCGGCTCAGCAGCGGGAGCAGCACTCCAAACTCGGAAGGGCAGCAAttgaaatacaaaaagaaagacACAGCATATGCAGACGTGGAGAGCTACTCCGATGTGTGCATGGACAACTCTctggaaaacaaaacggggtatcacaaaatggaaaggggaGCAAAGGAGGGAGAGGAAGCAAAGGAGGGAAATGAAGCAAAGGAgggaaatgaagaaaatcaCCACCACGTAGCAATCAAACAAAGCCACACCTGTGATCAtctgcaaaatggaataaaaaacatgCCAACGTATGACTGctataaaaatgaggaggaagaaatttcaatCTGTGCCAACTGCAAAGATGTATATATcgattatgtaaaaaatcaaagagaggaaaataaaaaaaataattatatgctCTCGGAGGATATAATAAGCTTAAAAGATATTTTCCTATCGATAAAGGAAGAACACATTCCCGGTGTTCATCCGGAAGAGGAGATGAACGACGTGATTGATTTGGTCAAATGCAAAAACAGACACAGTGATGTTGGAAGGAGTTCATACGGTAGTGATTACCAACAGGAGAGCTTCAAAATGGATTTCAGTATAGACAGGGAGGTACACTCCTCAGGAGAAATGATCCCATGTGGTGGCAACCAAAATTTCAGTAGCGAAATTGTTGGTGGCACCTCCAATGAGAGTATTGAAAAGGCAAGTGTTCGTTACAGTCAAGGAGAGTGCGCTGGGAAGACAGACAGTGAGTCGTCATTGGATGGgattattaaaaattgctGTGGGTTCAACGAGGAGGGTAGTAGTATGAAGAGGATAGAAAGTAAAGAAATGGGGAGTGAGTTCAGCGGGGAGGAAGATATTGTTAAGGTTAAGGGGAGTAGCGAAAGTTGCAGTAGTCCCAGTGAGGAGGAAgcaatagaaaaaatggaggaagaaaggcACGAAAGTTGCAGTGGTTCTAGTGAAGAGGAAGCagtagcaaaaatggaggaagaaaggcACGAAAGCTGCAGTGGTCCCAGTGAAGGGGAAGCCATTTCGAGCAGGAACACACGCAGCGAAAGTTGCAGTGACTTGTACAAAGGGGAAGACGCAAGCGGAAGCAACAGGAGCAGAAATATTTCCCTCAGCAGCAGCAGTAAGGAAAGCTACGACGTCAGCATAGGGTACATCGAATCCTCCTTTATGGAGGAAATACGCGGAGGGAGAAGGGATCACGCGGAAGGTAGCAAAGGAGGTAGCCAGGAAGGTAGCCACGAAGGTAGCCACGAAGGTATCCACGAAGGTAGCCACGAAGGTAGCAACGAAGGCAGCAACGAAGGCAGCAACGAAGGCAGCAACGAAGGCATCCACGAAAACGATAGCAGCGGCTCCAATTATAGCCTCAGTATATGCCAAATTCGATCGCGGACAAACAGCCAAAGTGACACTGGGGAGGATGGACCAAGTGACGCTTCAGTCAGCGCAGAAAAGTGCGACCAAcgtgaagaaaagaaaaaggaatccCATTCGGACGATGCAATTAACAAGGAATGTTTTATTGGCACGATAAATTTGGGGAGAGAGGAAAATGTGCACTTGGAAAGGCATCTCCACGTGGGAAAGGagttgcaaaatgggggaagcgaCTCACTAGAAGAGCAGGAAGTagaaatggaggaagaagagggagaagaagacgtagaaaaagtggaagaggAAGtagaagtggaggaagaggaggaagatgaaatagaaaaagtggaggaagaggaagtagcaaaagtggaagaagaggaagaggaagaggaagaagaagaagaagaggaagaagtggaggaagaagaagaggaagaagaagaagaagaggaagaagtggaggaagaagaagaggaggaagacaatgatgaggatgacgcagaaaaaatggaagaaaaagtggaagaggaagaagtagaTGCAGAACCACGCGATACGCGCAAAGTTGTTAACTCCGAGGAGGAAATTCAAAACAATATGGAAATGGAAATAAGAAAAAGCATCGAAGAAATATTCAAGACGGTTATCGACAATGACATTCTCACGGTGGGTTCCGAGACTAAAAAGTTCGATGCGTTCTGGGatgcggggggggaaatagGAGACGAGGAGGACATACTTAAAGAGGAGATGGCTGACGAGGTGGATGGCAAGTCAGATAACCAGCATGGGGATACGGAAAATGAGGAACATGGAGAATCGAGTGAAGAGAAAGTGGTCGAAAAGGAGGAACCGAGTGAAGAGAAAGTGGTCGAAAAGGAGGAACCGAGTGAAGAGAGACTGCTCGAAAAGGAGGAACCCAGTGAAACGGCAAATGACGAAGAGGATGAAGAGgacgaagaggacgaagaggaaaaagacgAACCTGGACAAGCGGAAATTGGCGAATTGGAGGAGGTGGTACAAAGGGAACCGGCGTACGCGGAAAACCAAGCACTAGATGATAACGCCAACGAGGTGGTAGGTGACGTGGTAGATGAGGTGGAAGCCGACGAGACAGTAGCGGAAGACCTAGTAGCGGAGGACCTAGTAGTAGACGACTCAGCAGAGGAGGAACTACCCGAGGAGCACGGCGACAAAGTGCTTCTGAGAAAAAATGCCTTCTCCTTCAACACGTACAAGAACAGAGAACTCCGCCACGGGTTCAAAATGGAATCACTTAGCAACTTCTTCCACTCGTTCGAGGGCGTGAATAGTGAATACGCGGACACGGGcacagaggaggaagaaacgaaGAAGGGAAATCAACAACAGagagggaagcaaaaaggagcgaaaaaaggagcgaaaaaagggactaaaaaaggggctaaaaaaggagctaaaaaaggagctaaaaaagggactaaaaaaggggctaaaaaaggggcgataaaaaaaacgtccaAACGAGAGCAAACCCCAACGAGCACGCAAAGCATGCAAAACGAGTCAGACGCAGAAGCAGACTTCAAACTGAACGTGCAGACCTCGGTAGAGGCCCACCAACTGTACTCACATCTGCAGAACCGTATCATGAAGGATTTTAAAAGGGGTTGtctgaagaaaatgaaaaaaatgtttaacaAGAAGTAcaagaaaatggaaaaggacaTTTCGGACAACATCAAAACGATCGTGCACAACTTTAGCAATCGAGATGAAGCCCTCGAGGGGGTAATTCAGTCTGTCGCTGACCCTGACGCTGACTCTGATGCTGACTCTGACGCTGACCCCGACGCTGACTCTGAGCCTGACCTTGGCCCTAACCCTAATCCTGACACTAACGTGAAGAGATCGCGAAGGAAGGCTCGAAAGAAACCTCGGAAGAAGCCTCCAAAGAAGGGCAGGAAGAACCCCCTAACGAATGTACACACCGATGGGCATTGGGCGCAAAGGGGCACAGACCTTGGAGCGAAGGAAGAGACAGCGCTGTCCGTAGAGAGTTCTGTCTGTGGCTCTCCTAGCTGCTCCATCGTCACGGATAAAAAAGGTGTTGATATTGGCGAAGCAAACAGGGGTAGGCACATACGGCATGCAGTTTTAAATGAGAACGATCGAATGGACAGCTCAACCGGAGAAGTGTTTAGGGGCGGCGAGGCGCAGGTGGGAACCCCCAAACAGGACATCTGTGGTAGCCAAGATGGCTTGCGTCTAACGCATtcgaaggagaagcaggaaTGTCAGCAGAGACAGCAGGATTTGCAGACAAAGCAGGGTCTGCAGACAACGCAGGATCTGCAACCTGTGGAGGAGACAACTGAGCAGACGGAGCAGGCCAATCAACAAACTGTGCACGCTCCTCAGGGGAGTAAAAACAACCGCCTATCGCTCAAATGTAGAGATGAATCGTTCGAACGGGAAGACCATCCCGGGTACGCACAGCGTGAAAGTAACCAACTGCAGCTGGACGTTTCAACCACCAATGGCTCCATGGACCGGGCGAAAAACTATTTCctgcaaaaattaaaatgcgaaaaaatatgtctAGTAACGAACAAACTAGGCAGCAAAAGCAAATTATTTAATCAGATAAACAGcatgacgaaaaaatgtatcgCAGATGTTCTCATCCAGAAGATGAACAGCCTTCGTAGGGGTAAAACAGTATGGGATGCTACCAcaatggagagaaaaacacCCATAGGAAGTAATCCCCTTAGTGAGATCAAATTAGATGGTAAGCATACGATGCTACTTCTTCACAAGGATAGCAACAAGAAAGCAACACATCAGTCAGATAAGGTAGAGGAGAATAACCCAAATAATTATTCACTTGAGAGGTATGAAGCAAGACTAAAAGGGGAAGACAACACACAATTGCgaatggataaaaaattcaaggaGCTCCATTTCTTTAGCAATTACAACGAAAGGAAATTAGACTCGTGTCAGCAGAAACTGAAACGGGTGGCCTTCCTAAACTACGTGAAACATAAGTTAAGCAAATCGAAGAGGAGTGAAAAACGTTTGAGTACCAAACAGGTGTTGAAATGTTATCGCCCATGTAGAGGAGGCATGGTACCACATGTGTATTTTCCGGGAGGGCACCCTAATAAAAGCAGCATCATTACTCATGGGAGAATTAACAACGTACAAGGTGTTAATCATGCTTATTGTCTCAAACAGGGGGATGCCTATCAGAAGAAGGGGCCTTATAAAGAACAAGCAGATGGAAATTTTGTCCACTTATATTTCCCTCACTATGCAAATAGCAACAGGAGTAGGATTCCGAAGAGCCTGTGGATTACCCCAAATGCAATTTTAAAAGGTAATCATAACAACGTCCCATGCATGGTGCAGAAGTGCCCTGATGGGAAACTCGTCCCCTATATAGTGAACCAGCAGAATGGGCAACAGGTACTTGCACAGTGGGACTACTATCCCTTtgaagggggaagcagtCCCGACATAACTTCCAATAAGATAAATAATCACCACATTTGCCTCCGCAAAAAGGATGGTACTCGTTTGAATGGTTACTACGTTCACTCGGGTGACTCACTCGGGGGTGCTCCGTCAAACGAGTGGGACTACCACTTCGAATTCCTTCAGAACAAATTCCAATGCAAAGGTGTAAGTGGGGAATTTCCCAACGGGAAGGTCAAGATGCTCgtcaataaaaataatcacatgATCAACAAGTATAGGAG GGAGGACACATCCGGACACGCCTTCTCCCGAGACCAACGGCGCGCACACCTCGGCGAAGCTTCCTTGCGCGAATAG